From the genome of Primulina eburnea isolate SZY01 chromosome 12, ASM2296580v1, whole genome shotgun sequence, one region includes:
- the LOC140808451 gene encoding small ribosomal subunit protein uS7, which translates to MATAVEASNLLDDKVHSTVMLFNRWSYDEVQVNDISVEDYITATASKHPVYMPHTAGRYQAKRFRKAQCPIVERLTNSLMMHGRNNGKKLMAVRIIKHTMEIIHLLTDQNPIQVIVDAVINSGPREDATRIGSAGVVRRQAVDISPLRRVNQAIYLLTTGARESAFRNIKTIAECLADELINAAKGSSNSYAIKKKDEIERVAKANR; encoded by the exons ATGGCGACAGCAGTAGAGGCAAGTAATCTTCTTGATGATAAGGTTCATAGCACTGTGATGCTCTTCAATCGCTGGTCCTACGACGAAGTTCAG GTCAATGATATATCTGTTGAGGATTACATTACTGCAACTGCTTCAAAGCACCCTGTGTACATGCCCCACACTGCTGGGAGGTACCAAGCAAAGAGGTTCAGGAAGGCCCAGTGCCCAATTGTGGAAAGGTTGACCAACTCACTCATGATGCACGGACGCAACAATGGGAAGAAGCTGATGGCTGTGCGCATCATCAAGCATACCATGGAGATCATTCACTTGCTGACAGATCAGAACCCAATCCAAGTTATAGTGGATGCTGTGATCAACAG TGGACCTAGGGAAGATGCGACCAGGATTGGTTCTGCTGGTGTTGTGAGACGTCAAGCTGTTGACATTTCACCTCTGCGAAGAGTTAACCAAGCAATATATCTTCTTACAACTGGCGCCAGGGAGAGTGCTTTCAGGAACATTAAAACCATAGCTGAATGCCTTGCCGATGAACTCATTAATGCTGCAAAAGGGTCCTCCAACAG CTACGCtatcaagaagaaagatgagaTTGAAAGGGTTGCCAAGGCCAATCGTTGA